In Cryptomeria japonica chromosome 5, Sugi_1.0, whole genome shotgun sequence, the genomic window cgtaaaatggaggttgtgtgtaagagtcttatagctattgagttacctctgaatctacGATTGGTGGTACTCCCATGAAGAGATTACTCTAAAAGTATATATGTAGTTTGTTAttgatttttaataatatattggatggcttttggagtgtggggtttttatcctaaagggttttccccacgtaaatcactatgttgtggtatgcatgctattatgGCCAtttctgttaagtttttgtaattgttgtaatgatctgtacaAGTTTTGCATTATCCtcatctcaaggttagtgtaggaagttgtttcgctacttaacttccttacataatTGACATTAACTAAACATCACATTATAGTGAAAATAAAGCATAACATAATATCATTGAAAAAGAGGGATGTAACATAGTGAATAAAATGTCCCTCTTGAATATTTCATATTTGTTACTATAGatacctaaaacttgcacaactagttaaatgaattttattcatttaatcatcatttatttgcctataaattagactaaggtttaattaatatccctattcttccaatcaacctattaatcaaattaaagatttgattaaaatccttttcttctagcctaacctattgattaaactaaggtttgattaagtaccctttagccatttaattgaataaatcttatttatttaattaaaaccccctttttcccttttaattgaatttacatttgattaaaatccctttgcatttaaataaatcattatttatttgtgaatagtccccccacttgcaaaatcctacaaatacaagttgcacccccttttggctaaaataaatattttattttatctaaaaatgcctatttccctccacttgcattctcctacattttccattagcatgctaatattcttctagaacccctctaatccctcattaactagcctaatacctctaatcatgtcacatccctaaatttgggggagacttctccaaatttggggaaagtcttcaaaatgtgttgaagactttaccttcttcaacaagtcaacttgttgagtcttccaaacttgtaaggttcttacaaaagccttgaaggttatctaccttccaacaagttaacctcgaAAGTCttcaaaggcatttaatgcctcttacaagacatcaccctagcccatgatggttgtccctttggccatccttcaactttgcacaagagtttacctcttggacaatatcatgctcccttggataatgacattatccaatgatgtcatcccttgaggttatccctaatgcttacttagcatctaatgcttgcttagcatcctctcaagccatctcaaggtgacatttgtcaacctgGGATTGGATTTaattcccctcatggattgataactttccatcctagcccttgttgagattgctcaatctcaaccatccattctttatttttcctataaatagagcctatttcttcaatcttaggatccataatcttgtgcatcaaacttatagtcattttttaggttatcaaggagctcaatttgtcatcttaAAGCACTTacatcatcttagttgcatgctagtttagttTCCATCATGTTGATAGTACcatgctaatcccattttcatgctagcttaattcataaacATTGTAatatcaatttcatagcaatctccatgttagtttaattagaacacctaagctttcaatttggaatcaatcttagcCTCGTATCatgcatttcatcttttcatatcatttgatcatctagctaggatcttagttgcattcattttgatcgtGGCATATCCtgcaatctcgttctttaggttgacatctaaaagatcaagtgctcttccaagtgagagccacctcgaatcttgaagatccttggagatagaggaacatgcaacatgcttggggttcttgattttgaagctaacttagtttagtttctattttgatttctaactctaacataatgtttcatgcgtgtgtttgatgttgtttgattctcttttgcaGATTCCACACTTTCCAGCTCAtagttaatatattaatttatgattttttcaggtcCCTCTCTTGAAGGATCTTCCAAATCTTgttctttattttcttctcttcttgAAAATATAGAGGTTTTTGAATAAAACTCTCTACAGATTTACTATTTTCCTATGTACTTCCTTCATCTTGAGTTACTTTTTTTACTTGTAGTTTCTTCAATTCATTTAGAGTGTTGGTCatttatatcattttaaaaatatgAATACATCTTGTCTCTGGTTcatcatgataacattttcttgatgaaatctctctttcttcatttgtttgcCTTATTTATGACATGTGTGGAAAATGAGATCCTAGGTCTCTATATGTAAACTAGGATCTTAAAACTCCATGGCATATCATCGAAACACAAATATGTTCAACTACATTGTTGACAAGAGAGTTAAAAACTTGTATTTCGTTCCTTCGTTGCAACGGAattgagattgtgaagtgtgtgtTTAGGATCTAGGATTAATGATAGCAAAATGATAGAATTCAGTAATAAAAATAAACTACATAACATATAATAGACATAGTAAGACAAACTTTGAGAGAAAACATAGAGAGGAATCTGGATCTACAAAATAGAGTTAGAAGTGTTGGAATTGGGTGTTGGGCACCCTATTTTGAGGCACTTGTGATcgacaaaaaaatggaaaaatgtagTTAGGAGGTCCTATAGGTCTATCTCCCCAAAACCTAGCCTAAAATAGTTAGAAACAGGTGCTAAAGGCCCTAGTCTAAGCGTTTTCACATGTTCAAAAGTCATTCCAACTTGTAATAGTTTTCTCTGCATTTTTATGTCACTTTAATTTTCAAATATAAACTTTCACACATGAAAAATGAGGGAAAtgggttgtgttgtataggggcttgcctaagttaaatcccatgttggtgttcccacctccacaatagcTAATGATGATGAAAAAGTGGGTGTGTCCTCAAAAGGGCAGAGGCTAAAcaataatgtaaaatttaaaataataagtgttaACTCAAGTATGAAACCCTTTGTATGAAGTCCCACACAAGGCTTGATTTTGCTAGAATATGTTAATGCATGCTTTCATCATGGAGAAACAAAACATAGTTGATCATGATTTCTGTAACAAATTTGTATGTTTGAATGGTTTGCTCCTTGATTGTAGATctgtgctcaattgatttgaatctATTGATTGAATGCTTGAAAGTGTAGGTTCTATTACTTAGAGTTTGATCATAAGAGAGTTTAATCATAagagagggagttgtatttatatgcaacttacaccttttttaatttaatttttggggAAGGTTGACATCAAGGAGCAAATTCCTGCTATTTGCAAAGCCGAAATTCACATTTCAAAATTTGAGCCCAATTTGCATGGATATGAGCGCCTAGTGCCCTAGTCATATAAAATTGTGCCACGAAAAAGGTCATGAATAGGGGAATGCGCCAAGATTATGGAAACTGTCCCAAAACTAAGCATAATCAGACATAAATTAGGCACAATTGCCAAAATGGGTccaaactaggtgtgaaattgtaaagggatacaatttacaacactatgaTGTCTTCCCCTTTGATTTTTCTATGGTACTAAAGCCTTGCACTGATTAATTATTTTTATCTCTTCGCCATTACTTGAGTTCTCTTTTGCTTGAAAGGATAACAAACAAATGTACGCTACATGTTGTAATGATCATAATTCTGATACCATTATAATGTACCAAATAGAATATTTTTCGaaatttattataataaaataaaacatataaaaccTAAAGAAAAATATGATGCTCAAACCCTCGTGAAGTTATTTTCCAATATAAACTAGAATACTGACAAAAATCTAACAATTTCTTCGTTGTTTCGACACTCGATTTAATAATGTTTGTATAAAAATATTTGCAAATACTTCTATTGAAAAAATCTTATTTTAACACATAAAATATTTTTCTATAGTAGAAAAATACatagcaacaacaacatcaacaagaaACTAAAACTGTCTCTTCAAACTCCCTCTCTACAACACTGCATATCTCATACATTGACAACAATGCAAGACTTCAAATTAGGAACTATTAACCACTACAGCTAAATATGATTTAATTTAGTATAATAACAAATACTTACAACCAAATTGTTGTGCTATAATagtacacaattaaataaaattgcAATTTAAACTATGTACACTTCTTCAAATAGGTGCAACCTGCAACCATTAGAATCACACATTGAATAACTAAACTATCATAGGATATTTTAAGATCCAGTACAATCCCTAAATAAAATTTCTCCTTGAACCAAAGGGGTTTCATTTCATGATTCCAATCTCTAGTGGTGCTTTTTAATAAAAGATTTTTGTATGAACACAAGTGTCCAAATAAGTTTTGATAGAAGTTTTGTATAATAAGATAAGATGCCTAAAATGTGTAATTACCTCCAAATAAATAGAGTATCAAATACAATCACCCGTTTTGGTgggtaaatattaattaaaaaatatttcacaTCCCTCCTCTAGTTTTGCATGGCAAAATTTGCTCCTTACAAGTTTTAATTCAAAATCAATAATCTATCATAATTTATCATAACGATAATTCAATATGCTATTTTAAGAGTTTTCTCAATGCAAGAGAATATCAATAAAACCTGCACCTTACTTGGAGTCAAAtacatttaatttaatatttaaatctcctaataatattttaaaattattgaattcaaggacataaataaatattaaaatagctTGAGAAATATTGAAATAGGCTATTTAAtcacttgaattaattaatttgaaaggggacatgacataatGCCTCCTTGTGCACCTCTTGCTTCCCTCATCCTCCTCTACATCCTAGTTCATCCACTAATCTTTGAAATAGGATACATGGCCCATGTTGACTGTCTCAAAATAGATAAATGTTACTATGAAAGTCCTTGAACCTCATCATTATGTCTGGCTCACTTAACAATAATTAAACATCCCAGTACTTGCACTTCATTGTTGCAAGTGAAAACATAATCCGTATTAGTGACCTATAAAAATGAGATAGCATTGATATTGATATCTCACCAAAATCAAACAAGTtggtaattaaaaaatttaatgtttTTGAATAAAGAGTACAAATTTGTTGGTATTTGCATAATGTGATGGTTaaattatggtgttgtggttgtttcCATCAAGGTTTAAACCCCATAAGGGGTATGACCAAGTGTTTATGTCAAGGATGAGGTCCCTCATTGTGAGATCACTAGTTCATAACTTTGGTCAAAAGTGTTTGCCCCTTCAAAAAAAAAAGGAGTACAAATTTGAGACCCATCTACGTGTTTGTAGGTTTTCAAAATAGAATCTTCGAAAAAATTCTACGTTACAAGGTTTAAATAAGATAAATTTGAATTATTAGGTGCAATTTTGTAAGCATGCAAGCTAAAAGTTTAAGCTCAAAAAATTTGAGCCACAAGCTTGAAATAAGTACAAACAATGTTTTCTAAGTGGTCCAGGATTCAAGGTTTGGTAAGAAAATTGTATACTATTGAGGTTTGGGGTTCAATGCTAagttacaagttcaattttaatttgatTTGAAGTTTAAGATTCTAGTGTGAAGATTGAATTGTCATTGATTTaaagttcaaaatatttttgtGTTTTGTAACTTTGATTTGTAATTTGTTATTTTAGTTCAAAGTCAAAGTAATAGCTTAAAATTTCAACTTTGAAGCAATTTTTAAGTTGTATTTTCAAAGAAAAGGCTGGGAAAATCCTAATTTGGGGCTTAGGATTTTGtggacaaattttttttttctcatataACAAAAGAGTTTGAATGACAAAAAATTTAGAGTTCAATACCAAACTACAAATTACTACTTGCAAACATACTACAAAAGTTTGATTATTTTTAAAGAGATAATCTTATCCCTTAAGCTCAGGGGAAAGTAATCACATTTAAATTTAATGTTTCCCATCACATTTATGAACACTCCAACCTCTCGTAAGACCTCCTTGATGTGTACTTAAACCCAATCATCCTAAACAAGTAATAAAAATATTGACTTGAATGTGAGTTGAGCGCTAAGCACAACTAAGACTAATAAAATAGAAAAATGAGAATGAAAATATAAGCTACAAAATAATGATCCCAATTTTATTAAAGAAGaaactattaaaaaaatttaatacaaaATGTAAAAATAACTTAATAGAAAAATTGACTTGAAAATAAAGTCTATGAAACAAATGTTATGTAAATTCAACATTTATCTTCAAAATATTATTTGAAGGTAATTTATTTCATATACTTTTGCCGCTAGAATATAGCCCATGAGCCAACTAATATCTTAAAGGCGAAGCAACCGATGATAAAAACAGATATTAACTCGGTCGAGCAGAGAAGAAGCAAAATCGTCATTCTACTGCAATTTATTTGAACTCATCGGGTCTGCTGATTTTGGAAAGATGGGGGACGATCTTAATGAAGCCCTTCTGACTATGTCAGATTTGCCAGAAAATTGCCTGTCAAGGGTTCTTGAATTGACAACACCAAAGGATGTCTGCAGGGTTTCAGTTCTCTGTCGTGCATTAAAGTTTGCCGGAAATTCAAATTGTGTATGGGAGAAAATGCTTCCGCCTCATCACAGAGATCTCCTTGCAAGAGCTTGTAACCCTCTGCAAtttaattcaaagaaagaattataTTTCAGCCTCTGTGAACCAGTTTCCATCGACAAGGGAACCAAGGTTTAAATGATTTATTACATTGTTTCTATTTGTTTTTATAAGCAAGTttatttattgtaaaataattaCTATACTATTGTAGTGGGTAATTTCCTTTTCCTTTCTTTTGCAATCTTCTGATCTCATATGTCAAATCTCCCTTCGACAAGGGAACCAAGGTTTAAATGATTTATTACATTGTTTCTAATTGTTTTTATAAGTAAGTttatttattgtaaaataattaCTATACTTTTGTACCGTGTAATTTCCTTTTCCTTTCTTTTGTAATCTTCTGATCTCATCTGTCAAATCCCCCTTCTGCCTTGGATTCATTCAAATCGGCGAGGTGGGATAGATTTCGAATTTTTACCCAATTTTGAATGTTATAATGTTTCTGGGAGATTTGAAGTGGTCTCAGTTATGAAAGCGCCACTCTCTTAAGTACTACTACTTGAATTCGTTCCATTTGacgatttattttattattattatttttaaattagccTTTGCCCTAGGAAGAAATCTTTGGCTCTTAATATCAAGACAGAGAAATAATTTCAGCCAGTAAACCTTGTTTCATATGTTGAGGCATGTCACACCAAATTTGGATGTTGTTGTATGTTGAGGTAGGGCATACTTCAAATTGAATGTGGAATTTTTGTAGGAATGATACTCAGTTATATATCAAATGGCGATTTGATCCGCAGAGTATATTTGTTCCatcgaatttttttttcaaatagattCAGGTGGGGTACAGTGTCTATATATCCACACTGAAAATTATTGTTGAAAATTTATGAAATTCCTTCTTATACAGACTCCTTTGGTAAGCCCATGGCAATTAACCACAGCCCTTGAAAATTCACTATTTTATGAAAAGGTctgtattaaaaatatttaatttctttgTAATAATCCTTATCGAAGAATTTCGTAAGACTCAGGTTTCCAACTAGCCCATGCTTATTACCATCCCCGTGTTCAATTCTTGGATGTGCAGAAATTTTACAGCAGGCGGCATGCTCTGATCGCCGGGAGCGGAATGATCTCTGTGTACCAAGGAAATACCCCTCTTCTGTGATCGGTAGAATCTAATATTCTCATTTATGCCCAGGCTTGCAAAACGGTTTACTCTTTTCGCTTGAGTGTGCTCTTAATATCCCTGTACTGTGTTTTGTAGAATTCTAATATTCTCATTCATGTCTAGGCTTTCAAAAGGGTTTACTCTTTCGGCTTGAGCGTGCGCTTAATACCCCTGTTCTGTTTTCTGTAGAATTCTAATATTCTTATTTATGTCTAGGCTTGCCAAAAGGGTTTACTCTTTCGGCTTGAGTGTCCGCTTAATCTGTTCTGTCATCTGTAGAATTCTAATATTCTCATTTATGCCTAGGCTTGCAAAAGAGTTTGCTCTTTTGGCTTCAGTGTGTACTTAATATCCCTGTTCTGTGATCTGTACGATTCTGTTATTCTCATTTATGCCTAGACTTGCAAAAGGGTTTAGTCTTTTGGCTTAAGTGTGAGCTTGTACTTATGCTTGTGTCTCTTTCAACTCACATGTTGCCATGTAAGTCACAAATCTGGCCATTTTAGCCTACATCATAATCTTATAGTATCCTTATGCATGCTTCTTCCGAAAGGGATgtgtctattctggttccaaaatggcggtatggattgactaacatgtgTGGTAGTCGCgggttttacaccgtcgattttgcaataaacgactgcgattgactaacatgtcgctatcaagctgtacgaaaggtctgttttggaaccAAAATAGCTTCCGCCTTTGGAAAATAACCTTCTTGTCTATGCAGCATCAAAAGGAGCGTGACAAGACATTTTttccatttaataattaaattaaaatcacTGTATATTCTGGTTTTTAATTTAATCGTTAAATAGAAAAAAATGTCTTATTAGGCTTCTTTTATTTTCtggtttttaatttaattattaaatggaaTTCAATGTCTCGTCAGCTCCTTTGATGCCTCCATAGATAGTTCCATCTTGTATATGTATGCATCAAAAGGGAGCCTCACAAGACAGTTCCTTTGGCATCTTTTTGTTTATAGAAatgcttttttattgttttttatcttTTCAACGGCCGCTGAGTCCTCTTGGAGACATTAAGTTTTATGGTTCCTCCTAGAatggtttttattgttttttatcttTTCAACGGCCGCTGAGTCCTCTTGGAGACATTAAGTTTTATGGTTCCTCCTAGAatggtttttattgttttttatcttTTCAACGGCCGCTGAGTCCTCTTGGAGAGATTAAGTTTTATGGTTCCTCCTATAAAAGACAGTCTTTCTGGCCCAAGATTGAACCCATAGGAGTATGTTGTGGTGTTCGGGGAGAAGTAACATAGGCTGAAAGCAACTTTTTCAAAAGGTTCTGCATATTCTATCAATCATATCACATAAGGGATCATACCACATACCACATAAGGGACGAGCACTAATTACTTCCCATGTTCTAATAACAATTCATTCCTTACACACTCAATCTCGTAATTATTAACTCTAAAGAAACTaaactaaaaaaactaaaaataacagTTACTGATACACTTTCCTAACTCACCTTCTTTGATTCCCACAAAAAAACTGCTTAGAGTTTCTGCCTTGCTGCTTTACTCCCAGGCAGAGTACTTCATACAAAAGGTGAAAACTATAATAATAGGTTGTTAGTCAATCATACTTTGGGGACTTAGTAAATAAGTTAATGTTTGTTGCAACTGAAAGGATGTAAGGGAATTTGTCTAGGAGTGATGCAACCCAAATATGGTTGGCTGATATTTGACTCTAAAATGGTGTACCAGTAAAGAATTCTAGAATAACTTGTCAACTTGAGCAGTCCTAGATCCTATGACTCTTAAGTTTAGCCACAAACTCAGTTTGCATTGCATTCTAGTTGGTTCAGTTGCATAGATATAGTCAATGACAATACTACATGATCCCAAACACCACGTttgttaaaataataaaatatgattgGGGAGCTATGACTTCAACCCCTTAGtgtttttgcttaccttttctgcaTTCTGTGGTTGTCTAACTCCGGGATTCTCATTCAGAACATCTTATTTTATAAATCTAAAAGAAATGTTTCAATTTGGCAATGACCTTGTGGTTTAGTGAATTTGGAAGTTCTATCTATAAGCCACAGGAAAACTTTTTCAGAGATGTTTCAATTTGACAATGAATATGTTTTGAATCTTTGATCAATACAGAAGTTTTGGCTAGACAAAGCTACTGGAAAAGCATGCTTTATGTTGTCTCCAAGAGATTTGGCTATAACTTGGGGAGGTGATGATCGTTACTGGCATTGGATTTCTCGAGATGGCTCCAGGTAACCTAATCTATAGCTGTTGAACTTTTTAAATGTTTTCTGTTTAGGTGAAAATTATGGTCAAGCTAAGCTAAAAAATTATTTCTTCTTTGGACAGCAGTTTTGAGGACATAGCTGAACTAATTGCAGTATGCTGGTTTGAAGTGCAAGGCGTTTTTGACTGCAAACTTCTGTCTCCTGGTATAGCCTATACTGTCTCATTCAAACTGAAACTAAATGGACCTGCTAGCAATCATCGACGGAGGCTTGGTACAATGATTCATGCCTTTCACATGAACCATCGATCACCTTATGGATGGGATATAAAACCAGTCAAATTTTCAGTTACAACTTCTTGGGGACATCAACAGCAATCTGCTCGGTTTTTACGAAACACTGAGAACCCTGTTGATAATGAAGGATACCAAATGACTTCATTTAGACATGTTGGGAAGGGTTGGATGGAGTTTGATGCAGGCGAATTTTTTGTGGAAGAAAATGAGGATGGTCCAAAGGAAGTGAAGTTTTACATGAATGAATTGATTGGTGGAGATTGGAAAGGTGGACTTCTTTTAGAAGGGGTTAAGATTCAACCGAGTTATCTGGTTACAGAAAGACACAATGTTCGGGAAGAATAGTATTAAGCCTTTGGATGTGATCTCAGTTTTCCAGTATTTGTTTTCATAAGAAGGGATTTATACGAAGATGCTCTTGGCCTGTCTATGTATATTTTTCAGTTTTCATGGTTCGAAGTATGTCTAAATTTGTTAATGAGATCCTTTAAACTCTAGTTTTTCAATTAATATGATGCCATAACCTCCAGCAGGAGAATTGTACTGAACTTATGTTGGATCAGTATGCTATGAGTAAAAAGGTCACGTGTTTCTCATTTATTTTAATGAAAGATTGTTCAGTTTGTTTAGGTTCATTTTATTTCTATTCATGATCTTTAATAGTTTGATTTACCAGTGGGGAAGCCTTTGTCCGATCATTTTCCGAAACAAATCATAAGATTTGGAGGGGAATCATTTTTGTTTATATACTCTGTTATGGAAAGCCGCTGTTCAGTTGGAACAGAGATACTTGCAAAAACTGAAAATAAGATTTATTCACGTGCTTTGCATGTATACATTATTTGTTTACAAGTAAAAGCAATGTTATATCAAGGTATTGGCATTTGTACTGTTCAGCAGAGTTTGCCTTTTTATTACTGTTTTAAGTAGTGGCTCTTTGTTGTGAAATTTAACAGTGGCTATTGTTTACTTGTGTTGTCCTTTCTGTCTGATTTTTCCAGTATACACAGATTATTGACAGATAAATTAAACTTCTCCAAGTCATTCCATTTTGACATTGAATTGGAGGTGAGAAGGATACAACTTTTCCATCCTGCAAATTGGATTGTTATATGCTCCCTGATGCTATAAAAGTGGTTGGAGTAGAACATGATGTGCATCTCATCATTATGTTATTGTAGATTCAGATTCTCCAGGTTTTTCATTAGACTTGGCTGGGATTCCTCCATGGTCTATGCTTCTAATCCTTTTGGCCTTTCAGACCATTTTGCAAACTTTCATATCCGGACATACTACATTTTTAGTTTTTATCGTAGTACCTCTCGGATAGAAGGAAACTTAAAAAGATATGCGTCTTATACAAAACACCATTTCTAAATGAGAAGCTGACTTGAGATGATGAATACCTTCTACCTTCAAATGCCTTAACTTCCAATAAGACCTTATTACACTTTTGATGTCTGAGCTGAGTCTTTGGAGGTCTTGTTAGGTGTAGCAAACATAATCTCAAAAGTCCAAGAATAAGATGAAGTAATAAAAAATCTCATTTAATGGTGTAAGGCTCGATTGAAATTAAACCTTTTATGTAATATGATCATAATATTAGTAGAACACCTAATTTTTCCTAGTACCTCAATACAAATGCAATTTTGAATACCCCTTTCGAGCCATATAACTAATTTGGAACTACTTGTTGATTGTTTTTTCCACATCACAAAGATCGGTAGACTATTTTTTAAAGATTGTTCTAAACAAACTATTCAATATTCTTACCCATCAAACTCATTGAATTGTGTGACAAATGCGACATTTCAAACTTGGACATGTGAATAGAAATGGTGTACAAAAAAGTGGATAAATGGTCAATTTTTTACATAACATGTTTACATTATGTTTAAAATCAAATAACACAATTGCATTATGGGTTGGTAAATACCAAGTCATAATGTGAGCATGTTTTGTGCCTTACAAAATGTGAGCGTGTTTTGTGAGCTAAAAAATGCGAGTGCATTTTATTAAGTACAAAACATGCTCAcattttgaggaattaattgtGCATGCATTTTGTGAGCCCCAAAATGTGAATGTGTTTAATGAGCCACAAAATGCATGCATCTTGTGTGGATCATAAAATTTGTTGCATTTTCTATCTTATATAATGAtcgagggagaggtagagagcaagagatagagggagagggagagggagagggagagggagaatagATAAAAGAGAGGGAGGATAAAGAGAtacagagagagagggagggatagatatagagataagagagagaaagagataaggGAGTGCGAGATAAATATTGGGatgaagagggatagagagaggagAAAAAGTgtaaaggagggagggagaggtaggtagagtgagaagtgagagagagggggggaggcaCGGGGGGCAAGGATGGAGAGATAAAGGGGGTTGAGTTAAATagtagagagggaaggaaggaGGAAGTGAGGGGTAGGGaaggagaattagagagagttAAAGAGAGAGCGGGGGAGGGAGGGAAGGGTAGAGTGCAATAACCCAATCCACCCAACCCAAAAGTAACACTTTTTTTGTATTACTAATCTTTTAAGCTAATTAATGTTCATTCACTTGTATACTTAGGTACTCACTTATCCATCAAATAGGATAGACATCTATCCATCAAACAGGATGAGAATCCATCATCTATTCATAGTGAGAGAAAAGGTAGAGTGAGAGACATAAGTACACAAAGGTAAGAAAAATAATAGAGGAAagaagggagggagaggaagagatagatagaTTACGAGGGAGAGAGACATATAGGGGGAGAGTTAGGTGCACAAAGATATAGGGTGAGAAAAATAGTGGAGAGGGAAGGAggaaaggagagagagggagatatagagagaggtgAGAAAAAGAGTAGAGAGATAGATGTAGGTAGAGAGTTTAGTAGAGATGTAGGGATATATGGGGATGGAGAGACATATGGAGAGAGATAGTTAGACATGGAGAGAGGGTGGgttggagggagggagaggtagagaaagAGAGGTGAGGAAAAGagtagggagggaaggagggagggagggatggagaggtagggagtgagagatagagaggtgAGAAAGAGTAGAGGAGGGAGGGAGCGAGAGGTATGGAGTGTGAGATGTAGAGAGTGAGAAATAGTGTATGTGGGTTGGTGGAAGGGAGATGTAGAGAGTGATAAATAGTGTATGTGGGTTGGTGGAAGGGAGGGgtggagagagaggagggagatttAGGCAGA contains:
- the LOC131047447 gene encoding F-box protein At2g02240 isoform X1, with translation MGDDLNEALLTMSDLPENCLSRVLELTTPKDVCRVSVLCRALKFAGNSNCVWEKMLPPHHRDLLARACNPLQFNSKKELYFSLCEPVSIDKGTKKFWLDKATGKACFMLSPRDLAITWGGDDRYWHWISRDGSSSFEDIAELIAVCWFEVQGVFDCKLLSPGIAYTVSFKLKLNGPASNHRRRLGTMIHAFHMNHRSPYGWDIKPVKFSVTTSWGHQQQSARFLRNTENPVDNEGYQMTSFRHVGKGWMEFDAGEFFVEENEDGPKEVKFYMNELIGGDWKGGLLLEGVKIQPSYLVTERHNVREE
- the LOC131047447 gene encoding F-box protein At2g02240 isoform X2, whose translation is MGDDLNEALLTMSDLPENCLSRVLELTTPKDVCRVSVLCRALKFAGNSNCVWEKMLPPHHRDLLARACNPLQFNSKKELYFSLCEPVSIDKGTKKFWLDKATGKACFMLSPRDLAITWGGDDRYWHWISRDGSSFEDIAELIAVCWFEVQGVFDCKLLSPGIAYTVSFKLKLNGPASNHRRRLGTMIHAFHMNHRSPYGWDIKPVKFSVTTSWGHQQQSARFLRNTENPVDNEGYQMTSFRHVGKGWMEFDAGEFFVEENEDGPKEVKFYMNELIGGDWKGGLLLEGVKIQPSYLVTERHNVREE